TTCCCTATCGGAAATTGAAGGCTCGTTTCCTACGCGACTGTTTAATGTTCTGTAAGACAAACTCGTATAGTTTCATTGTGCACAAAAGTATGCGTTTCCGTTCTCTTTTCCCCCTTCATGTCCACGTATTAAAGAGGGCAGCTTTTATTGCGAAGGTGTGTTATTGAAAGGGGTGTGCGGCTGAAAAAATGAACAGTGCTTCCAGGAAGGAAACCCTCTCTGAAAGGGAAAAACGACAAGAGCAAGAACGCAGAATGTCAGGAATGCCGATTTCAGTAGTCCGTCAAGTAGATAACAAAAGAGAGCCTAGATAAAGTATTTGATCAATCTATCTGAACAACAGGAACAAAGCAAATGCGCACCCTGCATACCTTGACTAATTCATTTGTATGTGATGTTAAAATGTGGGTGTTGACCGACTCAAAGGAACCCTTAGACTTTTTCCGTTTTGTCTGATTGGGATTAAAGCCAATCTTCAAACCAAAGTTCAATTAGCTGGGTAGCCTATCAGCATAAAGCCTTATTAACAGAGGCAGGATTTAAATTTAAAACGAGGACAAAATTCATTTTTAAGTAGACCTGTGGGTTTGTGAAGACGATATGAAGGAATTATTGTAAATTAGTCACTGCAAgcattataggcctaggctactgcaGTGTAGGCTACCCTATAGTAAAGCTTGTTAAACCAGGGACAGGTGACCTTCAGGTGGTCACCTGGTAGGCTACATGcctccagggccagattaatgcacaggctagatatggctgcagcctaagggcccccacctgccatgcggcccctgaatggccaaaagtgaaaaattgcggaattgtgacaggatgtaggcctaatattgaaaaatgcatgtgTCGTATCGActgcagttggtagacaagttatccttaattcctagttcataattatgacactgtccaggTAAATTTGTCAGGAAATTTGTCCCCACAgcatcctgtagcctagggcccccaagccaTCTAAATCCGGGCCTGCCTCTGTCATGTCCTGTCCTGGTCAGCATTCCAGGTGTGGTATTTAGCCTACAGGTAGCCCTCCTGGACTTGTTCTTCAAACCTGCAGTGGGCTATCAACTTCAAGGAAGGGAGTAAAGGGGGCACAGTTGTTGTTCTCATAacattgtattgggtgggggacttgtaagataactttgtcctgggtccattGGGGTCAGTGGCCCTGATCACGTGTTACAGGGCGAAACCCAAAAGAAATATTGTGGATCGCCATTTTTAAAGATCCCTAGTGAATCCTTGGGAAGTATGCCAGGGAATCATTTAGTGGTGATGTCATTTTTATGCATCACTTTACCAACCCTCCCAAAATACACAATTTCATATTATAAAACAGACATATTTAGCTTAGAGACCTACTGTAGTCAATTGTGGTCAAAATTACATGGGTTGTACTTAGCTAAGACAAAGAACCAGAACACAGCAATTaacaataaatatattttttaaatgtgtcaCAGAGTTTTCTCTCGTGCCATACATGCAATTTCAGTTTGGAAAAACAAGTATTccagagcagtgttaattttgtcagctttttttgatttagtcgtagtcttagtcacaatgacgaaaatcaattatagtcttagtcaatttttagtcattttcgtcatttagtCAACACTGTGCATTACaaaacttctccacacacttttaacatatatcattgactgtagagaataaaccttctctgcacactgcttctctttttaacatatatcacactgtacagaataaaacttcttcacacactggttctctttttctctattttatttcataccagtgttaatttcgtcagctttttaaaatttagtcttagtcttagtcacaatgacgaaaatcaattttagtcttagtcatattttagtcattgccttcccaatttagtcatagtcttagtctaaatgacgaaaatcaaaaaagggctttgacgaaatattttagtcatagtcatggttgacgaaattaacactgttccaGAGTAACCAATACAAAATCACATGTACGTATGCCATGTCTTATAGTTCACAGACCCAGAGAGCTTAGAGATCAAATTGATGCTCTAATAGCCTGTTCCACTGCAGGAGGTTAGggcaggtattgcaatgaccctgtcagtgtgtgtgttgtcagcagggggtaccatacacacacacacacacacacacacacacacacacacacacacacacacacctagccttGGCCAGGGGCGCAGGTATAGCCATCTCTGAGTGCTCGTTTCATttataagaaatgtttttttttcttgtatccCCCCCAGATGGGCGATCAAGATTTATCGGACAGTGGGTCAGAAGAACAGCAGGAAGAGCAAGAAGAGCAGCAACCCGTCAAAGAAAATGGTGTCTACAACTTCTCACAGCTTTCTGCAAGCGTGCAGGCTGTCGTGCGCATCCGTCAGAAATACCAGGCCCTCAAGAAGAGGCGTCTGGAGATAGCCTCCTCACAGGCACAGTCCACCTTTTCTCCTCAACGCTCCACCAGCCCGAAGATCTTCACCTTCGACGGCCCCGTTGCCAGCCCGACGTTgctagagaaggagaagaggaagaagaagaagaggaagacgaggcgGGTTCTGTACCCCAGCGGCCGGGTTCGAAAGGGCGGGCCAAAGCAGGAGCGCAGCTGGGCCAAGAGCTGCCTCTTCTTCCTCAGCATCATCCTGTTCCTGCAAGTCTACAACGCCATAGAGAACCTGGACGACCACGTGCTGAAATACGACATGGAGGGTCTGGAGAAGGTCCTGACCAGGGAGGTCTTCGGACAGCACGAGGCAAGGGAGAATCTTTTATCACAGTTGAGGGATTACCTGTTGACCTACGTCCACAGCAAGCCCCTGGTGCTGTCATTGCACGGCCCGACCGGGGTGGGCAAGAGCCACCTGGGTCGTCTCCTGGCGCAGCACTTCCGCTACATGGTCGGGGAGCGGCTGGTGCTGCAGTATTACGTGCGGCACCACTGCCCCTCGGAGGAGCAGGTGCACGCCTGCGTCCAGAGCCTGTCCGCGCTCGTCTCGGAGATGGTCACGCAGGCGGAGGACGAGGAGAAGATCCCCATCTTCGTCTTCGACGAGGTGGAGCACATGCCCCGGCCGCTGATGGACAAGCTGCACGAGCTGATCCACGCCAGCCACACCAACGAGTACCTCAATGCCATCTATGTGCTCATCAGCAACCTGGGCCAGGACGACATCACCAAGTTCGTGCTGCACAACTCCTCCAGCACGGCGGCGGAGAGCCGGACACGAGTCAGCCGGGAGCTGGTGCCTCTGCTGCAGCACAGCATGGTCAGGCATCACCCGGTCTGGAGGGACGCAGAGATCTTGCCCCTGATGCTCCTGGAGAAGTCGCATGTCATGCAGTGCTTCATGGACGAGATGTCCAGGGAGGGGTTCTACCCGGACCAGGCGCACATTGAAAGGCTGGCGGGCGAGATCTCGTACTATTTCACCGGGGGGAAGGAGTTCTCTCGCACCGGGTGCAAGCAGGTGGTGGCCAAAGTGAATTTGCTGTGAGGAATTACCGCGATTGTTGAACAGCGGTTCTGGAGACCAAAATAAGACTTTTGTGACATGCCCCCCTTCTGCACTATATTATACCAGCAGACACTGAAGGTAGTGAAGAAATTAAAGGAAGAATATGAAGGGGGTAGTACAGCATTTGAAGTAGGGTTTTAGGTCAAAACTGAGCGACTTATGAACTTCTATAAATTGACATTTCAGTGTAGCACGTTTCACAATGGAAACAGGCTGGTTAGGCGATAGTTGACCAGGAAGACTTGGTGTGATGAGACGCATAGGCCTACCTCTCCCAAATTGTATTTTTCGTAGCCGGTAGGGATGGAGGCCTATTGCCATAGATAGGCTATAGTCTAATAATGTTATCCCCTTCTTTTTAGAACTTGTGTTTGATTGGGACAGCTGATACAAGTTGGAATGGATGTGTTaaagcaggggtcgggaacctttttggtggagagagccataaacgcccatttttaaaaaaatattttttgtgagagccataccattttcgccattatttctaatgctaattgtcatgcacagaagggaataaaagtaacgcttgcattggggacaagaagggagagctaacgaaagaagaactaaaactacttgtagatgtgctgatgtgaatttaagaagccacgcgcatgcattaccttaagtttctatcttttatgcatcggagttgccaatgagcaatgagaatgacggaggtgcttctattctagccatcagacagacacagggaaggtgcatgaggagggaggagggagggagagagaacttcaagacaggatgctcatcttggtcgcgctgacatagttaacattttacagttgatatgtggctgacatgtctatttttagtaattcgcgaaaatgccctacaaagcgcgtcccttaccgacatgcgtccccaatacagaacgcatgatttaaccgccaaataggctacagggcgattccgtatttcaggggacgaatggcaaccctacgtttgccttcgcattgtggcaccagttatctcgcaatcacactaaactgggaaagacttacgtcagttgattcagcaaaagttcttcctgtaatcgagggagaagtacagcgctgcatttatatccctcacttgcgtttcctccacttgatttgccatcataatggcacggtcgtgaacagtttctttgttttggatacaaccgttagccagctgaactttaggtaaagcattacggatggaatgttttcacacgacacgacccagcgctggcacggcattgtccaataaaaaaacgcgtttttcatatctgtacagtagccttcgtcgaaggcctgtgcttggctcagctgatcggacctgggatggattaaatgcgcatactttatattttgaatattatcttaacttttcgatttcagtaggtccatttttaatttagtgccgtaacaaaattattcatggcttattgagtaaacaaatgacaggtttgtccgagagccacatgcagttcccaaaagagccacatgtggctcgcgagccataggttcccgacccctgtgttaaaggaacagtccacccttttttaattttcacatatttgcagtatttccaagcattattcatgaatgtgcaaatAATTTTCTTCCCAGTGTTTTCATTTTTATTAGCACATTTTAGCattatcactggaagtaaatgggagcattggcATCAAGTCACAAGTGATGACAGGATgtgattaaatagctgttttgcactccgttgaattttacattcatgttaaagcagtttataagtacatttgatgatgttttcttTGCTCCCAAAGACGCGCATTGCTACATTTAATTTGGCTATACAGCTAAGAGGCAATGTAGACACATAGACGAGAAATCCTGTGTATTCCCATATTTTACTGGGATTTAACTACATacgagcaatttcttgaaatgaggtgcaCTGTTCCTTTAACCTGTCCACCTTAACAGCAAACTTAAGGGTAACACTTAATTTGAAGGGGTTTACACAAGGGCGTCATAACCAGTGTGGAATTGGCATGACAGATCATTGATGTTTATAACCCTTGTCATAATGCGTCGCTCAGTTTTTGGAATTGACATTACTTGGGTGTCAACCATCAACAATAATGTCACTCTAAGGATGGTTACATGACCCCTTTATGtagaccccccgcccccccttcagaggaagtgTTACCCAACAAAGCCCTGGGGTACAGGCATTGCAACTGCCTGGGGAAACACTACATACTGTAAGAGGGCCACAGGCTGGTTCACtccttcaagttttggcaaaggacgcgctcaacttcttggaagaaagagtctttgggtgcgcgataaaatgtatcaactaaaggaagagaaatccgcactcacaaactgcgtctcattatttatttatattaccaccatgtccaaaaagaaaacgcgtttcggctatcaagccttcatcagtgcgtggtacaactttggacatggtggtaatataaataaataatgagacgcagtttgttagtgcggatttttcttcctttgaTTCACTCCTTCCCCATAACCAATTAAGAGAATGCATTGAATAATACCTGTTCTTCCTTTTATAAATACCTTTTTTAAAATTGTGACTGCAATGAGGTAAAGTAACTTATAAAACttttgtattaaaaaaaagaatctaaACATTGGGAGGAAATGTCCTTTGTGTAACCTGACTTACGCCATCTGGCTGCATTTTTGCCAAACTGCATGCAAGACTGTTCCATCCAGGGAAACTATTAATCTTAGGggtcttagggccaaaacataccaaggcggaacagaatggtcgcgggacgaacgcggtctgtTTTGGCCCTAAGACCCCTAAGATTAATAGTTAGAAGTATGAAAACCATCGGAGGGCCGTGAAAATCTCTCTGAGCAAATGAACCAATCTGGATTGTCAGGTGGGATATAGATAGGTGGCATTATGGATCTTCCACCCGTTGTTTTCAGGCGAAGGCGAAACATCCTTTATGTGCCATTGTTCATTTTAGGTTTCAAAGTGAGAAGATCCAGgcgtgaaataataaaaaaagacaacGAAAAGGATTTGAAGTGTGCAGTCTTcgcactttgaaaactacagctGGCCTTCGtactgcaccttttcctgggatgtgcacaatccggTCCTTCAACTGATTGTTCatttaaggaccataggcctaggtATAGTAGGTAGAATGTGTGACTATTCAGGAGGTTAAAGTACGCATGCTCCAAGAAAAGTAACAGAACTTGTAtttttattaatatttattaGAACTTAATTTTTGCTGGAAAAATGAGGTACAGTGTCTAAAGACATAAAGCAATcttccaacaaccacaacaacgtGAATAATGATAAgaacaacagtaataataataataataataatgctaatattatACATAAAAAGTAAGCAACAGAGAGGATGGGTATGTACAACATAACCCTTTAGGATCAGAAGACATGCATTGCTGTACACAGGGTTGCTGTGCACACTACAGCGTACTCAGACAGGTGTATCAAGAGAAAGGTTTAGAGATCTGCAGCAGGGCCATTGAGAGAACTGTAGTTACGTTGGATTGTTTCTTTGTCAACAGATGCTTACACTTCTCCAGAACAACGAACAGACAGGACTAAGATGCTGGAactgacttttgtgtgtgtgtgtgtgtgtgtgtgatcctttcCTGAGATTGTTGGAAGAATTGAGTTCGCTCTTTGACCCTGTttgtcagtttaaaaaaaaaatggatataAGTGCCATacggcaaaaaacaaaaaaaacaaaacccaatGCAAACCCTTCCCACAAAAATCCCCAACTAAATGACTGAGGTTAGCACCCAAGAGCCTCCCTTAAGCGGCATGCCAAACTGGCATGGTCTTGACATGCATCAACCTCAATTTCATGCCCGTCACAGACTGATCACAATATTTTTAGGGCCATTTTTTCTTCTATGTTCTTAGGGGGGGGgtccaaaaataaaataagaagaaATGTGCGTACGACTTATGAGCGAAACTCCATTGCTTTCATCATCACCAGGGTTTCACAAAAACTTCATTAGCAGTTGCAAACTCAACTTCCCATGTTGACCTAGGCGGTTATGCCATTTGAAATTGTAACTTCCTATTGGACCTCATGATATTATATACGTATGCTACATGATTtatataataaaaacaaaaaaaactagctAAAATTCCTTCACGCATCTGTTTGGTGAGATCATGACGGCTGTCCTTCACAACCCCATGGGAGGATGGACAGCCAAAAGGTTTCACTTTTCACTCCTTATGTTAAAGAATTTCTTCTGTTGTGATGCTCTGATTAACTAAATGTCATGTTGGGGGCTTTAAAAGTGCTGCCCAATGGGTTTAACATTGACCATCATGCATTGTCTATGTCTATCTACGTCACCTGGCTCTTCTGGTACAGTGGATACGCTGCTGACCATCAGTAAGGTTCTGTTACCTAAATTCAATGGTGGAGAGACAaaggtgtgtgactgtgtgtgtgtgtgtgtgtgtatgtgtgtgtgtgtgtgtgtgttcggcggAATATATAGGGTGAAGGGAGACTAAATAAGCTGGAGTTATAAAAGGGTTATAAATGGGGGGTGTTGGTGGAGGTGAAAAGGGCTGAGGGGACTCATTCAGAGGAAGGGACCCTCTACGCCTCCAGCTCAAAGCCCATGCCAACCTTGTGGCCGCCAGAGTTGAAGTTCTTGCCGTCGATCAGTGCCGAGAGAATGAGCTTCACTCCTGGTGGAGAAACAACCAAGCAAACACAGCAGTGAGCAAAACTGTTTTTGTCTAAGGCGATTTATACGGCTCATTTCATATGATGGATGGCAGCCCAAAGTATTTCACAAACTAAAACAAAGGGCTTCAGAATGCTGCATACCAGTACTACTGTACATAGCTAGAGTGGATCAAAGTTAaaacacaataaaatacacaataaCAGTTTGCCGTGCAGTATAGGCAAGAATATGCTATACAACCCAATCAAGCTCCAATGATAACACAGGAGATAAAAGTTAGGGAGAGATATAAAAGAACAACATTTAGATGTAAATAAAAAGCTAATGCCAAGAATGTGTACCCTGCTGAGTGACTTAGAGGATGCCCCGTCAGTCACAAATACATGCAAGCCATTACCTGGTCGCAGGGTCTGGGTGTAGCCAACTCCCACCAGACTTGCGTTGTTCACTTTGGCCTGTGAAAAGAACGAAACGCATCAAGAGAGGGAAAAGTTTTTTTGAGTCTGAAAGCTGAACTTCCCCGAACGTCTCCTTCTCCCCCTGATTTGCAAGAAAAGCAGACTCGCCCCTGACTCCTAAGGGAGTCACACAGCTGTGTAACACATTTTGGTGCTGCAACAAGCCAGCCAATGCTTTTAACATTCAGCAAACTCATATTGTTGGCAATGTCATGGGACCTTGtttctttttaaatattttctggGCTATATTTTCTTATGCCTGTGTGTGATGTTATGTCAAACAGAAGAGATGACGGGAAATAGTTGGGGCAAAAATCAGGAAATTACCTCTAGCCGGTCCCCGACATAACACTACGGCGCCTTAGCCGTTTGAGGCAAGGCCAAGGACTGGGTTtctaaaatgttacatttttccatATCTTGTAAGCCAAGCTTGACCAAATGCAGGGGtgaaaaaatcctgagcctgaacttttttcccctgctctaacgacgacgacaagatactggaTAGTGACGTAAGGTAGGTCtaatttgacacattattcaaacatttaatagcctgtgtatgaccattattcaagcctgatagtagaagaaaaccctgaacctgtgaaaactttctgagataagaataacctaatggctaattataatcaatgtttttatttttgcaaactctcaagcctgaaatcaggcatggagcctgaatactatcagccctgcaaatGTGCACTCACCGAGATGGAGGCATCCTTGTCTAGCGCATATTTGGCTGCCACACCGAACCGTGTGTTGTTGCTGCCAGCGGTCCACGCCAGGGTCACGGCCGTCTCCAGCTGATCGTTGACCTTGTGGTAGATGGAGCCACCAAACTCTGTGCCATCATTCCTAAAGAAATATATTTAGACGGCAATATTACAGTAATTCAATAAGATGCACCTCTAATGCAGACATGTCTGTGTGGGGaaaatccattattttttatatatctGCGCGCCAACACACAGCTGTGTAAAAAAAGTAGACCACAGAGCGCTAGTGCCATAAAGTTGTTAAATATGTAAGACCGTGAGACCATCACTACATCAgctttcagtacagtacagttccctACAGGCTAAGATTTATTTTCTTGTGTCTTAACCTTATAAATCCTGGCAACCCATTCAGTTTCACTTCAAGACTACAAGATGGTTTTACTGTCataggcctactcataaattCTATTTATGAGGAATGAAAGGTTTTGTGCTCAGCTCACGCAAgtccccaaaagaaaaaaaaaggcaagCAAAAAGGAGTGGAATGTGAAGAAGAATCCTATGACATGTCTCTAATAATAATACCACCTGATACAGGGTGCTGTGCTCTTCAGAGGAGTTGGAAACTCCAACAGGAGTTAGAAAATGTGCATAAAATGTTCATTATATTTCTGCACACAGTTTAGCATATGCTACGCACGCACCACAGACGCAACAGAGTGCTTACACGTTCGTGTGGAGCTGGAAGTCCTGGGCCTTGAAGCCCAGCGCAAAGTTGTTCTGCACCAGCTTGGACTTGGCGGTGTCGAAGGCCATCTGGTAGCCGGCCAGCCAGCCCTCGTAGCCCAGCACGGCGGCCGAGTGCACGATGGGGCCCTCCAGGTCCAGGTCACACGCCAGGTTGATATGCTCGCGCTTGTAGGCCGACTTCAGCTTGCCGCTCTTCTTGCTGCCGGAagtagagggtttttttttgttaagtttaagaaatgaaaagtgtatCGACAATTTTACTAGCACCAGCAATCAGTTTGAGTTTCAATTTGAAGtggtagtgatgggcaacctggattcagctACAATCCATTGCTACATCCTCCAAatgacagttttttttaatttattttttttaaccagaTTCAAAAAGGTCAAATCAAAGCGT
The Engraulis encrasicolus isolate BLACKSEA-1 chromosome 12, IST_EnEncr_1.0, whole genome shotgun sequence DNA segment above includes these coding regions:
- the tor4aa gene encoding torsin-4A, which gives rise to MGDQDLSDSGSEEQQEEQEEQQPVKENGVYNFSQLSASVQAVVRIRQKYQALKKRRLEIASSQAQSTFSPQRSTSPKIFTFDGPVASPTLLEKEKRKKKKRKTRRVLYPSGRVRKGGPKQERSWAKSCLFFLSIILFLQVYNAIENLDDHVLKYDMEGLEKVLTREVFGQHEARENLLSQLRDYLLTYVHSKPLVLSLHGPTGVGKSHLGRLLAQHFRYMVGERLVLQYYVRHHCPSEEQVHACVQSLSALVSEMVTQAEDEEKIPIFVFDEVEHMPRPLMDKLHELIHASHTNEYLNAIYVLISNLGQDDITKFVLHNSSSTAAESRTRVSRELVPLLQHSMVRHHPVWRDAEILPLMLLEKSHVMQCFMDEMSREGFYPDQAHIERLAGEISYYFTGGKEFSRTGCKQVVAKVNLL
- the zgc:56235 gene encoding voltage-dependent anion-selective channel protein 2-like; this encodes MAVPPSYGDLGKSAKDIFSKGYGFGIVKLDLKTKSQNGVEFNTSGSSNTDTGKTGGNLETKYKMKELGLSLTQKWNTDNTLATEVAVEDQLAQGLKLAFDTSFVPNTGKKSGKLKSAYKREHINLACDLDLEGPIVHSAAVLGYEGWLAGYQMAFDTAKSKLVQNNFALGFKAQDFQLHTNVNDGTEFGGSIYHKVNDQLETAVTLAWTAGSNNTRFGVAAKYALDKDASISAKVNNASLVGVGYTQTLRPGVKLILSALIDGKNFNSGGHKVGMGFELEA